AATGACGCTTTACTCAATTGTCTGCACATGGCATCATTGCAACATGAATTAAAAGCCAACTTCTGGACATTAATGTCGTGAGCGTCTTGATGGATCTCTTCAACAAGGAAAATTAGGAAAACTAAATGGCGCTTGCAGCATTTCAAAAGACAAATTCATTCAAACTGACGGGCTTGAGTGTCCATTTTTAGTCCTGCATACGCAAAAGAAAAcgcagaaaaaatatttcaccaaCAAGGAACTTCGCATTTGGCCTTAATAGTTGTTAATCATTGTTTACCGATAATATGATGCCGGGTGATGCAAGATATGAAGATAAATAAACCTCCAAGGTGTCCCATGCTCGTTCATGTCCTCCAGACTTGGCAGGTGGCGCGGAGAGATGACGTCAGAGGGGAAAATTAACAACAAACGGACGCTTTCTTTTCCGtaccgcatatcctcacaaggttctaAGTTTCAAATATGTTATTCTCTTTATTATACAAATAGCCCGATTATAGAAAACCGTAAAGTTGCAGCTGTACATGCTCGACTTGCTGCTAAAGCAAGTAATCTtcgaaaataaaacaaaattaaagtacGGTTATTGTTAATTATTATCAAACATATGGTTAATTACGCTGATGCAAGACATTTCAAATAACAGAtacaaaatgtaaatttttaaCTCGCTATCACTGTGATATTCCTGtcactttttttctacattatgtatttattatttctattcAATTTGTTATCCTTAATATCACATTGTTGGAGTTGCCCCACAGaatgacagtgtttttattttctatagaCGTTTATATTGCATAAATAATTGTGACATtaccaaaaatattcattttcaacaccgcttatagTGGTCAGGGTtacagggtgccggagcctatcccagtggatTTGTGGAATAACCCCATAAATATTACATGAGAAAATTTAAATCCTTGATTTATCTGGATTATTCCTTGCAAATTGAActcaattgttattttttttatggttatGCATGTGCTCTATCTTGGGTTTAATAAATATtgtcacataaaaataaaaaagtacaataCATAAGGGATGAAACATTTGTATTTTCCCTTGTACAATGTAAGGataaattcagaaaatgaagaaatgagtATTGAAATATACATGAATAACTGGATTAAGTCACAATCAGCGTTGTGTAGCATTATCTTTTGAGgaatttgaaaatgtgctgtgaAGGCAGTAAAAACTGAGGAAACAGTGAATGAcactaataaaaacaacaaggaaaaaaacaaccgaCTGAGACGAAAATAAGCACAGggaattttattttgctttataATACAAGTTGCAACCACAAGACTGATGAGTCGATGATGCTCATAAAGGATTTTTGCTGAAGCTCATAGGTAAGGCTGGTCTGTGGAGAGTTCTGGTTCCCTGTATACTGCACCAGGAACCACTGGAAGCTTTGCTGGTGTAGTACCTTGGCTGGGAGAAACAATTGGACACACACAATTACAATGACCAACTTCATTCCAAATGACCAATGCTTGACATAGCCTAGCATTCTATGACTGGCTCTTGTTATAATGTCTCCCTGAAAAAGTGGTTTTGTGAGTGGAGGTGAAACAcgtatactttttttccctggaGGATTAACCAAAGCAACTTGCAGCAAGCGTTTTCATGTAATTagtctttttcttttacttttgtaTTTCTGTCCTCCCATGTTTTAAATCATATTGATTTTGAATCAATTGTAACAATATATCTCTATTTACTGTATATACTAATAGCCAACTAACCTAAAGAAACAGTCACTGAAATGTAGGCAAGAAGTATATTTGTACTGAGGTAGATTTTACATTAGCGTtggaaaaataattccaacatcaACATGGAATGcatatacaataataataaatcatccatttttaaatggaattgaatgcctttattgccGTTAGACAAGtataatgaaatggaaaaaaaatcaccatgaagtgtatacataaataatcaataaataagtaataaatgaataagcacTCAACATATTATGTAgtgaacataaataaatagtcaatataaataagtagtcaacataaataagtagtcaaaatgaATAAGGGGTCCTATAAATACATAGTCAAATACAAAAGTGGCTGGAGTGGTCAGCAGCCTATGGAATTTTAGTACCCTTGTATAATTTTTTCAAATATGTACATATAATAATTGATGTCTAATGAGTTTTATTATGATTAAACTGTGCTACAGCGTATTAATACAGCTGCCTTGCCAAGCTGGCCTACTATCggcataaaaaatttaaaaaaaacaccagaaattTCTCTTTACGTGTTTCTACAAAGTGGTTGAATAATTTCTTACTTGTATACTTGTGAATAAATCTTGGAAGATACCAAAATAAGAAGTTTGAGTCATTTATTTACCTGCCAGCAGCGAGCGCCTTCTGTGAAGACATGACAACCGTGGCGGGCGTGGATTCTCTGCGTCCATCTCTGGTACAATAGTAGTTGTCTGCAAATTTGTGGCTTGGCCCAACAGCCAACTTTGGTGGTGGCTGCGTCCTACAGAAGGACAATCATTATAAATAACATATAATCATTCGTATTAATGTCCTTAACTCTCACTTaaaccaatacagtggtacctcgtcatacgaccgctcgttatataaaatgctcgtcttacgggggaaatttcgatcgaataattcgcccgtcatgcgatcaaaatttcgtgatgcgaccaagccaggtggccatggcactgtcttttttgcatatctttcgtgtataacaatatctacgaggacggaacgattaattcagacgagtttctcatacgaccaggaaacgcacaacgcacgggcaaaaagagggctttctgggtaatgaagtatactcgtgcacacaacacccataggcaatggcaacctttctcaggataaaacttcattacccacaatcaatacgtgggtaagctcaactattgtatttcctgttattctttctaaggaaaggagcttccgcgatcgttctttaaagactatttctcgttggcaagtggtcgtgcgttatcctattgtgatgacatttgtatgcgacattatcgaaatatattttgaagggtagacaaaaacaaacaactcttgatgcgttcgttttgaagacttcggcggagcggccaggtggtgtcaacccgtagaactacgtaaggtaaaaaagattacaacaaatttagaatttagttttgtttgaagttacattaaacgttgagtgtctgtatatagttatccaagttaatttaaatgtgtttgttcgtttacgagtgcattgttgccgtggataaagcccccccgaacagccccccccccccgcctccgtgtatgccgctgtctttaccctctgcgaaatgtgtctaattttactcctattaaacacattattactatcaaaccactcgttaattattactttgtcaatatatggcgaattataagaaataaaaaaaatttttcaatccaatatcctgtttttggtgtttttttcagagagttggaacgaattaatttgttctagttcatttcaatgggaaacttcggctcgagttacgagaatcttgtcatacgagctcagtcccggaacggattaagctcgtatctcgaggtaccactgtatttgtatgaAGAACCAGGCCATAAATGTAAGACATTAAGCAAAGGCTTGTAAAGCAGCATGAAGATGcattatttaatacattttgcacgttttaaaaccatgaaataTCAATGCAATCATTTGTAAACAGTCTGTAAACAACTCAAAGCCAGTAACAAAAAATCTGAAGCAAATCTAAACAGCTTCTTGCCCAAAATCAGTTGGAATTCACTCATCTGAAATCTTTATAAGGAGTGAAGGagattaaagttttgtttttattattaattgagAGGATGGCCGTTGCAATGAACTTGTTCAGAGATTGCTTGCATACAAATGTAAATTGGCATTTGGTAGTTTTACCAAATCATAAACTCACCTCTTTGCGATCTCTTCATACCGCAGTTGGAGTTTCCCTTGAAGGTCATGCtgtaaaattaaattataattataattaaaattcACCTCTGACATTTATATATCCAATTTGACAGGAAGGCCGTCATTTCCAGACGAATTCAACAACTCAGCAACTCCCACCAGAACATTTGAAAGCTATGTTGTGGTCGGCTTGTCATGTCATGAATGAATCATAAATCGATTAAAACGCTTACCCCTGATAAAAAATTTCGAAGCCTTTGAATAATTTTCGTGGCGGTCGCCATGTTTGCTGTTGTGAAGGACACGCAGCTTCTTCTTTTCAATAACTGCGTTTCTCAACACATTACTGCCACCTTGTGGTCTTATTGTGAAGTACTTTTACCATTAGTtcgaaaatattatatatttaattttccttttttttaaatcgtgcatggatcaaattatttttttccatctataTTCGAGCATCCCCAGCCTAATTATGTCAGAGctgaaaaaatatgttaatttaaaaggacattttgttattgaattgaaagcttttattgtcattatagtatgagatttaaagcttcactaaaaaaaattacaaataacaacagaaaaataaaaaaatcaataaataacaacaagtagtaaacaacataaataattagggaagtgcacaaaaaaaactaataaacgaacagataaataatcagtaaataataataaataatcaataaataagtaatacataaatTACCTGTTGCTTCCGATGTTTAGTGAGTGAACCTCACAATCTCGGCTTTGCTTCCTTGTTTTAATAATTTAGGATATTAAATTGACCATGTGCGGTTATACAGTTacctaattggaaaaaaaaataggcacaATACAAAATTTGCTCAAAGAGAAatacaaattttatttttcacaagAATACACAGTACAGGGCGACAGCGCCAATATACCATGCAATCAAGTATTACAGATGTGTGCTTGTTTCCATGCAGCATGCGTTGAACAGAACAGTCCACGGAAGAAAACGTGCACATGTACAACAATGTGCCACTGACGTTCTGAAATTGTGCTCCTGAATTCCAGCATCCATGACATTAAAACTGGATTGAAGTAAACTGGAGCcattactgtttttttaaccCACAAGATAGACCTGAAGAAcaatttttgtcaatttttgaaACACATTTGTCATCGTGCGGTGTTGGAAAATGACAAGACACCCTGATTTTCATGTTGAGAAGACTTTGCGAAGagtttaggggggaaaaaacctcACATTACAGCTGTGCTTTTGACCAAAAAGGCATGCTTGGGTGAATTTGATGTTGAAAAACTTGACCTTAAAtgtgtcccaatacttttgtccAGTGATGCTAATTGTAGCAACAGAAGGattcaataaatacatttcataaCAAGCTAAATTCAGCCTTTTCATCCTTAATTTTGAAGTTTAATACACTAAATGTATTGCTGTTTTGATCTAAATTTTGATCAGTAGTTTTGTGGACACTTTGCCAagaataatgcattttttagtGTCAAATTTATAACATTTGGTAGTTTTGAAACTATGTTTGTCATCACAAAAATATGACACCCTTTTCTCTGAGTCATTTAGTTgagtttggattaaaaaaaacttggtggTGGGGATCCATTATAAAACATCTATTAATATAACTTTAATTTAACGTATGAAAAAATGGTATTTCCATTATTACCGAGTTGAGATATGTACAACACATACCAGATTTTGCGTAAACAGTTCCATCACAAACTCGCTAAATTAAAAGTTTGTATAACGGGGAAAGAAAGCTAAAATGTAAaagtgacaacaacaaaaaaactgttcTCAAAAGCTGGCGCATCAGCTTTGGTTCATGATGATGAATATTTACGTAAATCCATTTCGAGAGTTAAACAGTTCATGAAAATGGCAGGTACCAACAAGTTATCATCCCTCACGCCAAACTCTTGCAACGCATCGTCATCGTGCGTCTCGTGTCCTTTAATATGGTTCAaaccttttgaaaatatttgaacatAAAACACATGAATAGCAAAAACTTGTATTCAGATTCAACACTTGTCTTTCCCCTCTCAATTAGATCAAAAGTACAAAAATGTCTGAAACATGAGTGCATTCCCATTTGCACTGTAAACTTTAATACACTGTTAGTAAAGTAGGAACGAGGAAAGGTGGCTCACACGTGCTTGTGTGagcaaaaatacaaaagcaaCACACTAGCAATATTTGTTGaagatgagggaaaaaaacaacctaaCGTTACAAACAAACAATGCTCCAAAAACTCAacattgcaaaaaaagacaagacttTTGAAGGTAAATGTGTCAAACACATCACTTTGCATTGAAGACATTTAGACATCACACCTGTTTAGAAAGTAAACAGCAATGATTTGATTCAAAAATATGGCTTTGATCACCTCGTCCTTACAGATTGGTTTTAttggagaaaataaaacatgacaataaatTCACAAGGTCACTATTCATTCATcgtccgtaccacttatcctcacgagggccgtgggggtgctggagcctatcccagctaactacgtgcAGGAGGCAGTCAATTGCAGCGCACGGTCAACAATTTACCAGTGATTTCTGCTACTAAATCAAAAGTTGTATTCTTTTAGCCATGTTTTAGCAGAAAATCGGTCTCAATATTATTAACGGATTAGAAAAAAAGGCTGAAAATTGTTTGCAGTTTTCCAATTCTTTTTTGTGCAGTCAACTGAGCCCCTGGTGTGGTGGTCTTGAACTTTGGGAGTCcaaagaaaagcagcaaaaacgacGAGTTTGTGTCGCAGGGCTGATTTTAGTACTCTATATagccaagagaaaaaaaacaacaacactgttCTTCACATTGTGGATCAAACTTTGATGTTTGGAGAAGTCTTACTAATGGAagttgaaagacaaaaaaaaagttgggataTGTATTTATAAAACAATATACATTGTAACATTCTAAAATACCCTAGTACATTTTGGTCCAATAACAATTTCCAGCATTATCAAACTACGGGGTAGcacatctatttaaaaatagagacatatataaaaataaaacaaataaaaaacatccAGTCGCCTAggcaaaaagcacattttatggatacaaaatatcaaactattgaaaatgtccctccCTCTCGCACGCACGCTTGTAACAGCTGTAATAAATACGACCGACGGGTCCACAAAGCaaatatgtacagtacaaaATTCAAGTAAAATCTGCCACTATTTCACCACCCTCACTTTCTCACGTTTGCTTGCCGTGGCGTCTCCTGCGTCGGTGATTCGACTTCGGCGGAAGTGGCCGAGTCGTCTTCTTGACTCCGGCTCTTATTTTGAAGGAGGTCCACTTGTTGCTCTTGCGCCTGTGGCTGAGCGGACGTGACGTCCAGCTCCTGTTGGGCATCCTCCCCGTCCGAACACGGCTCCCACTCGTCCTGTTCTTCGCTCTCCGTCGAGCCCTGCACGGCGATCTGGGGCACGAGCGTGAACCTCCTCACCGTGGGCACCTGTAGCTCCACCTCTTCGCTGTTTTGCGAACGGGGGGTCCGCTGGCGCGGCTGTTTCTGGGCTTGCGTTTGTTGAACGGCCGTGGCGCTGCTCTTCTCCTCGGGCTCGTCAAAGCTGACCTCCTGCACCGCCTCCTGCTTTTTAAAGGAATCGCGGCGCTCCGATAGGTTGAGTTTTCGCATCACCACCAGCTGCTCCGACCGCTCCAGCCCGGAGTCCCAAATTCTTTGACCCCCAAGGTAGCTGCAGAGTCTGGTGTGCTCGACCCCCAGGTGGGCGCCCGTTAAGCTCCCCTCCGCTTCCGAGTCGATGAGAAGTTCCCCTTCGCTGTAAAAGGGCACTTCAAGGGTGTGCCTGCGGGGGGTGTACGACTTCTTATCAATGTGGTACATTCCAGACAGTTTCTCGGCCGACTGGACCCTCTTGAGGAGGGGAGATCGAGGCGGTTCCGCACTGCGGGGGCGTACGATGTGTCTAACGATGGTCGGCGGGGACAGGGTCTTCCCGTGGAAGGGGTGAAGCGTCTTGGCGAAGCCGGGCAGGGGTGAGGGCGAGCGCTGAGGAGAAAGCGGCTGTGCTGAGGAAGAGGAGCAGGCGAGAGGTGAAGGCGGGATGTTGCTGGTTGACTTCCGGCGGCCCACTTTGGTGTAGCGCTGCGTGCTGAGCTTGGAGCCCAGACCGTGGAGAGAGCTGGGTCGAATGTGTGCGGCGGGGGAACTGGGAGAACTAGAGCACGGGGATGTGCTCTGGGGGGAGTGATCTAGAAAGCAGATGGGAATAAACATCCAGAAATCTGGATTAATACATTCCTGCATTCAATGGAAAGTGGGGGGCACGGAAAAAATCCACGCCATTATGGGAAAAATACTGTCAGCCATCATCGTTTTCATCTAGCACTAGGATTTTACTCTGTTAAATGCCAGGTGCCATTAcgggagaacatttaagactggCTGCAGGTGATTGGACAAATTTAAAGAGGGCAGAAAGAGACAGTGAGCAACAAAGCTGCAATTCTAGCGCTGATTTCCCCCTATTTAACAATAGCCTACCATAGGGATTCTTTGGGAGGACTTTGTTCACTCCAAGCATAGAGCTCAAGGTAAAGAGGattttatattttcttctttttaaatgtagtgGCTTTTATCTAAGTGTTTTCACTTTCAGCCTGCCTCAACAACACAAGTGAGCTTAATTTGGTGAATACATATAGTATTTTGATCGATCAAATGTGTCAGTGATGTATCACTCTATCTGCTTATCGTCACGTGCAGCATGTATGGGGATTTTCTTCTGAAATGTATGAAAATTTTGGCCGTGCGGCTTATTGTCGgctacactatggaaactacAGTGGATGTATACGACAGTAAATTTAACTTGACACAGAAAGGAGTAGATacaatgaatatttttgaaCCTTACAAATATCCCCAAATAACCTTGGAAGGACCACATTGAACCAATTTGTaagttgctttttttgtttcatatacACATGTAACTATACAAGGCTCGGCAGACCCACCAAAGGCCTGATGTTCAGGCGCAGGGCTTCTACACGGCGTGGATGGGCCCGGGGAGAGGCTGTGAGTTGGGGAACCTGGAAGACTCTCACTGGAGGAAACGGAGTGATGGAGACCTGACGAGAAGCTGCGACTGCTATGCATGACGGTGTTCTGCTTAGATAACTTCTTCAAGATGCTGCGTCTCCTGCGGAATAACAAGTCATATACAGTTCTTTTACATCTGACTGCATCCAATTTTTTggtattacaataaaaaaatagtaaagtACATTTGGACGCTAAATCCAAAACACTACCAGGTAAATAACTACTTTTAACCTCACCTATCATAGTTATCTCTCCTCCTGCTCCTTTTGCTGCGACGGGCCATCTTCCCTTTGTGTTTAGTCTTTCGGGAGGGGCCAACTTTGATGGATGTGTTCTCAAGGGCTATAGTTTGGAGTGCCACCTTGCTACCACCCTGAAAATAGTATTTGCATGATAAACAAAACCGAAAACCTAAATGCGTACAATAATCCACAGAAGACAAGCATAAAAACTTGGTTTTTGCTCCCATTTATCAATAACTGAGCTTTGACTTATATTACCCCGACTTCACAGTGCgtcaataaagcacaatcaaacCCAGTTTTTCtcatgttgcctttttaaaacatgcgcTAGCATGCAAGCTAGCATATGTGTCATGCTGGCCCAACCATTGCTGCGTCCATTGAGCCCAAGAatttttttatgggcaaaaaaaCAGAACTGAGACAGCCCACTTTCTTGGACTGAAATGTAAAGCTTTCTACTGTTTCGTACCTTCAACAGTAGCTCAATCATCTCGGTGTGAACCAGGCCCTGGACGGACTCTCCGTTCACATGAGTAACGAGGTCTCCAGTACGTAGGCCTGCCTGGTAGGCCGGACTGCCTTCATCCACGCTCTATTACGGCATCAcagatgaatggaaaaaaaggtagttatttACAAGACCTGCTTTTCTCTAAAAGGTTAAAGGAGTCTGGATTCTTGAAAGCACACCCACCGACACCATGTGATGCACCGTGTAGACGTCACTGTCCCCCATGTACACACGGATGGCCTGCATTGTGAATCCGTACTTCTTGCCCGACGTATGAACAATGATGGGTGGCTTCAGGCTACCGGGACTGAAAGACAGGTCCCGATTGGGGGAGGAGTCACGGGAGGAAGGGTTGGAAGACAGGGACCGTGGGGAGATGGGACTTGGCTGGAGGCCACTGGGGGAGTCATCTGGAGTAAACGTGACAGGACAGATTGACAAAAAGTCTTGTTAAATCTGTGTCTTTTTCACCAACTGGAGCAAGAGCCTTTTTAACAGTACCCGTGGTTATGATGAGCGACAAAGCTGAGACAGACGCAGACTTGGGAACTTTGCCTCCGCAGGGGAGCCTCTGTCTGTCCGGTGTCTCCAGTTGGTTACCGAATCGTCGTAGGCCCGTCGGCTCTTTGGGAGAGGAGTGTTTGGCGCCTGTACTGTTGCTGCGGATTCTGATCCGCCGAAGTTTGGAAACAACTACCTCAGCTGCGAGCAAGAGAAAATGTTGTCTTAGGCAACTTTTAACACCATGAAAAGTTGTTTTGGGCAACTTTTAACACAATGAAAAGTTCTCTTTACCCTCGTCATCTGTGGAGACAGCAAAACGGGGCGTCATTTCTAGGCTGTGGGTGCTACTCATCACTAGAGGGCTGGCGCTCCTCTCAGACTGGGAGGAGTTGGGTGATGCCTGAGGGCATAGgcttggggagaaaaaaaaatcaaaaacaggtCGCACAGGTTAACATAAAACTGCAAATTGGACTTCATTTTCActgaacaaaaaatattaaataaatgaggAAACCTTTTTCAGACCATACATACTATAGCGGATATCGATTTAGTGTATACCTGGCCATGCGTCCTGGAAGTCTCGGCTCCAAAACGGCCTCCGCAGGGCCCGTGTAGGGACTCAGACCCCCAACGTCTATGCGGTCCTCTTTGTCCTCACTGTGACTACGGTCAGATGAGAAGCTCAAATTGGATGGTGTGGCCAAATGTTCTGTGCTGCTGTAAACCTGGGAAAACGCGCAACAAGCAAAGTCCAAATCAGTATTCAATGTTTTTGAACTCAAGAAGACATTTTCATCTTTATATCTCTAAGTTTTGACTCTTTGTCCTTCAACTATATGGTGAAAAGTCTCAAAACGTATAGTCTCAAAACTTATGACCGCAGGTGTGCAATTCTCTAGCTTCTAGTACAATACCTTGCTGAAACGATGCGACCAGGAAGAAAACTGCCTGATTTCCAGGGAAGACTCTTCATCATTGGTTTCCTCATCTTCATCCGAGGCCAAATGATGATATCGCTCCGATCGCGCTGAAAAAAGATACACAACAACAAGCGGAGATTTACTTTCTCATTCTTtacagaagattttttttaaataacaaaaatgtcaaatgtagtTTACTGTCAAAATAGCTTGTGTCATCCTCTGCATCTAGCTGAGGAATGAATTCAGCTTTTTGTCGTAACAGTCCATTCCAGTCCAAACCCACGAAGAAAGGGTGCTGTTTGACCT
Above is a genomic segment from Stigmatopora argus isolate UIUO_Sarg chromosome 8, RoL_Sarg_1.0, whole genome shotgun sequence containing:
- the ndufa7 gene encoding NADH dehydrogenase [ubiquinone] 1 alpha subcomplex subunit 7 codes for the protein MATATKIIQRLRNFLSGHDLQGKLQLRYEEIAKRTQPPPKLAVGPSHKFADNYYCTRDGRRESTPATVVMSSQKALAAGSQGTTPAKLPVVPGAVYREPELSTDQPYL